The Kaustia mangrovi genome has a segment encoding these proteins:
- a CDS encoding dipeptide/oligopeptide/nickel ABC transporter permease/ATP-binding protein, translating into MTAAADAPSPVRRPGPARQALRLVMRNRLAAFGLVILAIVVAIALMAPILPLQPPDATDPARRLLRPFADGHWLGTDDLGRDILSRLVWGTRLSLAVGVSATLVAALAGSTLGIVAGYFGGRLDNVLMRGIDMLMAFPYILLALAIVAALGPGLMNALYAVAVVNIPFFARNIRGVTVGIVHREFIDAARLSGKGNGRILVADVLPNVMPIIVITMSTTVGWMILETAGLSFLGLGSQPPQADLGSMLGEGRKLLINAPHVSAIPGVVIFLIVMSVNLLGDGIRDALDPRLKSGALARPAPVTAIDRENGAHGKQGAGGVLDVVDLRTEFHLGEEVYRAVNEVSFAIKPGECLGLIGESGSGKSVTALSLLALVASPPGRIAGGEVRFHGEDLLARTGEELRAVRGGDIAYIFQDPLSTLHPLFSVGDQLVEAIRSHRAVSHREAWDEAVKLLETVRIPNAAERAKAYPHEMSGGMRQRVGIAMALANGPELVVADEPTTALDVTVQAQVLKLLDNLRRDSDTAVLFITHDFGVVSQLCDRVAVMYAGRIVEIGTTEQVLDNPGHPYTRRLIDCVPVLGEGRRKVEAIPGLPPAVNRLPEGCAFAERCTFADELCRSGEIAMRDLGGGHEARCVRPLGGTS; encoded by the coding sequence ATGACCGCCGCCGCCGATGCGCCCTCGCCGGTCCGCCGGCCGGGCCCCGCCCGCCAGGCCCTGCGGCTCGTCATGCGCAACCGGCTGGCGGCCTTCGGGCTCGTCATCCTCGCCATCGTCGTCGCCATAGCGCTCATGGCGCCCATCCTGCCGCTCCAGCCGCCGGACGCGACCGATCCCGCCAGGCGGCTCCTGCGGCCGTTCGCGGACGGCCACTGGCTCGGCACCGACGATCTCGGCCGCGACATCCTCTCCCGCCTCGTCTGGGGCACGCGGCTGAGCCTTGCCGTGGGCGTCTCCGCGACGCTGGTGGCCGCGCTCGCCGGCTCCACGCTCGGCATCGTTGCGGGTTATTTCGGCGGCCGGCTCGACAATGTGCTCATGCGCGGCATCGACATGCTGATGGCGTTCCCCTACATCCTGCTGGCGCTGGCCATCGTCGCCGCGCTGGGGCCCGGCCTCATGAACGCGCTCTATGCGGTTGCCGTGGTCAACATCCCGTTTTTCGCGCGCAATATCCGCGGCGTGACCGTGGGCATCGTCCACCGCGAGTTCATCGATGCGGCGCGGCTCTCCGGCAAGGGCAACGGGCGCATCCTCGTGGCCGACGTGTTGCCCAACGTCATGCCGATCATCGTCATCACCATGTCGACCACCGTCGGCTGGATGATCCTGGAAACGGCCGGCCTGAGCTTTCTGGGTCTCGGGTCCCAGCCGCCGCAGGCCGATCTCGGCTCCATGCTGGGCGAGGGCCGAAAGCTCTTGATCAACGCGCCGCACGTCTCCGCCATTCCGGGCGTCGTCATCTTCCTCATCGTGATGAGCGTGAACCTCCTGGGCGATGGTATTCGCGACGCGCTCGACCCGCGCCTCAAGTCCGGCGCGCTCGCCCGGCCCGCACCTGTGACGGCCATCGACCGGGAGAACGGCGCGCATGGCAAGCAGGGTGCGGGCGGCGTGCTCGACGTGGTCGATCTCAGGACCGAGTTCCATCTGGGCGAGGAGGTCTACCGCGCCGTCAACGAGGTCTCCTTCGCCATAAAGCCGGGCGAGTGCCTGGGGCTGATCGGCGAATCGGGGTCCGGCAAGTCGGTGACGGCGCTGTCGCTGCTGGCGCTGGTCGCCTCGCCGCCGGGGCGGATCGCCGGCGGCGAGGTGCGGTTCCATGGCGAGGACCTTCTGGCGCGTACCGGCGAGGAGCTGCGCGCGGTGCGCGGCGGCGACATTGCCTATATCTTCCAGGATCCGCTCTCCACGCTCCATCCGCTGTTCTCCGTCGGCGACCAGCTCGTCGAGGCGATCCGCTCGCACCGCGCCGTGTCGCATCGCGAGGCGTGGGACGAGGCGGTGAAGCTTCTGGAGACCGTGCGCATCCCGAATGCGGCGGAGCGCGCCAAGGCCTATCCGCACGAGATGTCCGGCGGCATGCGCCAGCGCGTCGGCATCGCCATGGCGCTCGCCAACGGCCCGGAGCTCGTCGTCGCCGACGAGCCGACCACCGCGCTCGACGTGACCGTGCAGGCGCAGGTGCTGAAGCTTCTCGACAATCTGCGCCGCGACAGCGACACGGCGGTGCTGTTCATCACCCACGATTTCGGCGTGGTCTCGCAACTGTGCGACCGCGTGGCGGTGATGTATGCCGGCCGTATCGTGGAGATCGGCACGACGGAGCAGGTGCTCGACAACCCCGGCCATCCCTATACGCGCCGGCTCATCGACTGCGTGCCCGTGCTGGGCGAGGGGCGGCGCAAGGTCGAGGCGATCCCCGGGCTGCCGCCGGCAGTGAACCGCCTGCCGGAGGGCTGCGCCTTCGCCGAGCGCTGCACGTTCGCCGACGAGCTGTGCCGGTCGGGCGAGATCGCCATGCGCGATCTGGGCGGGGGGCACGAGGCACGCTGCGTCAGGCCGCTTGGGGGGACGTCATGA
- a CDS encoding ABC transporter ATP-binding protein: MSDTVLSTQGLTKTFGGGRSLFGAARPAVHAVQDVTVSARRTETLGIVGESGCGKSTLARMLVGLLKPSGGDVSLAGRELSVLAREGAKALGSTIQYVFQDPLSSLNPRKTVRQILEAPLVHILGLDRAGRAARIEELMDAVNLRPEFVDRYPHEFSGGQAQRIGIARALAADPEILVLDEPVSALDVSVQAQVLNLLSDLKAKFDLTYVFISHDLAVVEAISDRVAVMYFGRVVEEAPADTLFAAPKHPYTRLLLDSAPVVGRPLGTGAEEIAELPDPLAPPPGCAFAERCPRARDDCRAAVPPLETKAADHSAACFHPL, encoded by the coding sequence ATGAGCGACACGGTTCTGAGCACGCAGGGCCTGACCAAGACCTTCGGCGGCGGGCGCAGCCTGTTCGGCGCGGCGCGGCCCGCTGTCCATGCGGTGCAGGACGTCACCGTGTCCGCGCGCCGCACGGAAACGCTCGGCATTGTCGGCGAATCGGGCTGCGGGAAATCGACGCTCGCGCGCATGCTGGTCGGCCTGCTCAAACCCAGCGGAGGCGATGTGAGCCTCGCGGGCCGGGAGCTTTCCGTGCTGGCGCGCGAGGGGGCCAAGGCCCTGGGGAGCACCATCCAGTATGTCTTCCAGGACCCGTTGAGCTCGCTCAATCCGCGCAAGACCGTGCGCCAGATCCTTGAGGCGCCGCTCGTTCACATTCTGGGCCTCGACCGTGCGGGCCGCGCCGCGCGCATCGAGGAACTGATGGACGCGGTCAATCTGAGGCCCGAATTCGTCGACCGCTACCCGCACGAATTCTCCGGCGGCCAGGCCCAGCGCATCGGTATCGCCCGCGCGCTCGCCGCCGATCCGGAGATCCTGGTGCTCGACGAGCCGGTCTCCGCCCTCGACGTCTCCGTGCAGGCGCAGGTCCTGAACCTGCTCTCCGACCTCAAGGCGAAGTTCGATCTGACCTATGTCTTCATCAGCCACGACCTTGCCGTGGTCGAGGCGATCAGCGACCGGGTGGCGGTGATGTATTTCGGCCGGGTGGTGGAAGAGGCGCCGGCGGACACGCTGTTCGCCGCGCCGAAGCATCCCTATACGCGGTTGCTGCTCGACAGCGCGCCCGTGGTCGGCCGCCCGCTCGGGACGGGGGCGGAGGAGATCGCGGAGCTGCCCGATCCGCTCGCCCCGCCGCCGGGCTGCGCCTTCGCGGAGCGTTGCCCGCGCGCCCGGGACGATTGCCGCGCCGCGGTGCCGCCGCTGGAGACGAAGGCGGCCGACCATTCCGCGGCCTGTTTCCATCCCCTCTAG
- a CDS encoding FadR/GntR family transcriptional regulator, which produces MNATDSPDTEERRASRARIGGRTRARTIAATLKDWIAEKRIPPGERLPQERELVEIFGVSKGTIREALKVLETQGLIVTRTGPGGGPFVATVPERYASELLGNFFFFQELTVGDVYQLRTLLEPELAASVVGRLDETDFERLAETMKVYDHPPETMEEERAQRVAELEFHEVLVACSPNPLLRFVCGFLIRLLKDLTICQRIYDRPNPELREHGRSYQIRLIEALRAGEPEAVRAIMGEHMRHARHLMEAQEAVVLNQFLTEPATMPCRG; this is translated from the coding sequence ATGAACGCAACGGACAGCCCCGACACGGAGGAACGGCGCGCGAGCCGCGCACGGATCGGAGGGCGCACGCGCGCCCGCACCATCGCCGCGACGCTGAAGGACTGGATCGCGGAGAAGCGCATTCCGCCCGGCGAGCGCCTTCCCCAGGAGCGCGAGCTCGTCGAGATCTTCGGTGTCAGCAAGGGCACGATCCGCGAGGCGCTGAAGGTGCTGGAGACGCAAGGGCTGATCGTCACGCGCACAGGGCCCGGCGGCGGTCCCTTCGTCGCCACCGTGCCGGAACGCTATGCGAGCGAGCTTCTCGGCAACTTCTTCTTCTTCCAGGAGCTCACTGTCGGCGATGTCTACCAACTCCGCACCCTGCTCGAGCCGGAGCTCGCCGCCAGCGTGGTCGGGCGGCTGGACGAGACGGATTTCGAGCGGCTGGCGGAGACCATGAAGGTCTACGACCATCCGCCGGAGACCATGGAGGAGGAACGCGCCCAGCGCGTGGCCGAGCTGGAGTTCCACGAGGTTCTCGTCGCCTGCTCGCCCAATCCGCTCCTGCGCTTCGTCTGCGGCTTCCTGATCCGGCTGCTGAAGGACCTCACCATCTGCCAACGGATCTACGACCGGCCGAACCCGGAGCTGCGCGAGCATGGCCGGTCCTACCAGATTCGCCTGATCGAGGCCCTCAGGGCCGGCGAGCCGGAGGCTGTCCGCGCCATCATGGGCGAGCATATGCGCCATGCCCGCCACCTCATGGAGGCGCAGGAGGCGGTGGTCCTCAACCAGTTCCTCACCGAGCCCGCCACCATGCCGTGCAGGGGGTAG
- a CDS encoding calcium-binding protein has product MARYNLISSPTAYGSVEGTAGTDLIYKVDQPGFEYDFLSIYSRGGDDVVVGADRLNRINTGDGDDWVWGGQSTDLIELGAGNDTALGGGGNDVLIGGTGYDLLAGGEGADTFVFSPSSGLEPATRTTILDFEDGDAISIADPAIGMDDLMSAASVEGDSVVFSFAGSQSGAPSELRIENASLEDVLHSVELYDDVFA; this is encoded by the coding sequence ATGGCCCGATACAACCTGATTAGCAGTCCGACGGCCTACGGGTCGGTGGAGGGAACGGCCGGTACGGACCTGATCTACAAGGTCGACCAGCCCGGTTTCGAGTACGATTTCCTGTCTATCTACAGCCGTGGCGGCGACGATGTGGTCGTCGGGGCCGACAGGCTGAACCGGATCAATACCGGAGATGGCGACGACTGGGTCTGGGGCGGTCAAAGCACGGACCTCATCGAGCTCGGCGCCGGGAACGACACGGCCCTTGGCGGTGGCGGGAACGACGTCCTGATCGGCGGCACCGGCTACGACCTGCTGGCGGGCGGCGAGGGCGCCGACACATTTGTCTTCTCCCCGTCTTCGGGTCTTGAGCCGGCGACCCGCACGACGATCCTGGATTTCGAGGATGGCGATGCGATCTCGATTGCCGATCCGGCGATCGGTATGGACGACCTGATGAGTGCGGCCTCTGTGGAGGGCGACAGCGTCGTCTTTTCATTCGCCGGGTCCCAGAGCGGCGCACCGAGCGAACTGCGCATCGAGAATGCCAGCCTGGAGGACGTGCTCCACAGCGTCGAGCTCTATGACGACGTCTTCGCCTGA
- the phnC gene encoding phosphonate ABC transporter ATP-binding protein, producing the protein MSASAIEVSCLTKTFPGGKTALDDVGLSVAPGEMVALIGASGSGKSTLLRHIAGLVEADGRKGCEISVLGRAMQRDGRIARDARAIRSAIGMVFQQFNLVGRLSVLTNVLTGHLGRMPRWRGALALFTEDEKRAALEAMRRVGIDSHALHRGNDLSGGQQQRAAIARTLVQGAEVLIADEPIASLDPHSAQRVMDILAALNAEDGITVLVSLHQVDYALRYCPRTVALRDGRIVYDGPSAALTPDFLSELYGAESRELLLPSLDRGEAEAPMPRPRAEPVALREAVA; encoded by the coding sequence ATGAGTGCATCTGCGATCGAGGTCAGCTGTCTCACCAAGACCTTTCCGGGAGGCAAGACGGCGCTGGACGATGTCGGGCTGTCCGTCGCGCCGGGCGAGATGGTCGCCCTGATCGGTGCCTCGGGCTCCGGCAAGTCGACGCTCCTGCGCCATATTGCGGGCCTCGTGGAGGCGGACGGGCGCAAGGGGTGCGAAATCTCGGTCCTGGGGCGCGCCATGCAGCGCGACGGCCGCATCGCCCGCGACGCCCGCGCCATCCGGTCGGCCATCGGCATGGTGTTCCAGCAGTTCAACCTGGTCGGCCGCCTGAGCGTGCTGACCAATGTGCTCACCGGCCATCTCGGCCGCATGCCGCGCTGGCGCGGCGCGCTCGCGCTCTTCACGGAGGATGAGAAGCGGGCGGCGCTGGAGGCCATGCGCCGGGTTGGCATAGACAGCCATGCGCTCCATCGCGGCAACGACCTGTCTGGCGGCCAGCAGCAGCGCGCGGCCATCGCGCGCACCCTCGTGCAGGGCGCGGAGGTGTTGATCGCCGACGAGCCCATCGCCTCGCTCGACCCGCATTCCGCCCAGCGCGTCATGGACATCCTGGCCGCCCTCAACGCGGAGGACGGGATCACCGTTCTCGTCTCGCTCCATCAGGTCGACTACGCCCTGCGCTACTGCCCGCGCACCGTGGCGCTGCGCGACGGCAGGATCGTCTATGACGGCCCGTCCGCCGCACTGACGCCGGACTTCCTGAGCGAGCTCTACGGAGCGGAGAGCCGGGAGCTGCTTCTGCCCTCGCTCGACCGTGGCGAGGCAGAAGCCCCGATGCCGCGCCCCAGGGCCGAGCCCGTCGCGCTGCGCGAGGCGGTCGCCTGA
- the phnD gene encoding phosphonate ABC transporter substrate-binding protein, translated as MFRTILAATAVAAVALAAPANAADTKEINFGIISTESSQNLRTIWDPFLKAMEDETGLKVNAFFAPDYAGVIEGMRFDKVQVAWYGNKSAMEAVDRADGQIFAQSVDVEGNPGYWSLLVTNVDSPINSLDDVLKCDQSLNFGIGDPNSTSGFLVPTTYIFAENGVDPKECFKTVRNASHETNALAAANKQVDVATNNTENMRRLETTNPEAFKKLKIVWQSPLIPSDPLVWRKDLDTEVKDKLYTFIMTYGRLGTPEEVKKEREVLSALGWAPFRPSSDAQLYPIRILALNKDAMKIEANESLSADEKKQEIAKLKARMKEISALADTVPSM; from the coding sequence ATGTTCAGGACCATCCTTGCCGCCACCGCGGTCGCGGCCGTCGCGCTCGCCGCCCCGGCGAATGCCGCGGATACCAAGGAGATCAATTTCGGTATCATCTCCACGGAATCCTCGCAGAACCTCCGCACCATCTGGGATCCCTTCCTCAAGGCGATGGAGGACGAGACCGGCCTGAAGGTCAACGCCTTCTTCGCCCCCGACTATGCGGGCGTCATCGAGGGCATGCGCTTCGACAAGGTGCAGGTCGCCTGGTACGGCAACAAGTCGGCCATGGAGGCGGTCGACCGCGCCGACGGTCAGATCTTCGCCCAGTCGGTCGATGTCGAGGGCAATCCGGGCTACTGGTCGCTGCTGGTGACCAATGTCGACAGCCCGATCAACTCGCTGGACGACGTGCTGAAATGCGACCAGTCGCTGAACTTCGGGATCGGCGATCCGAACTCGACCTCCGGCTTCCTGGTGCCGACCACCTACATCTTCGCGGAGAACGGCGTCGACCCGAAGGAGTGCTTCAAGACGGTGCGCAATGCGAGCCACGAGACCAACGCGCTCGCCGCCGCCAACAAGCAGGTCGACGTGGCCACCAACAACACGGAGAACATGCGCCGCCTGGAGACGACCAATCCGGAGGCCTTCAAGAAGCTGAAGATCGTCTGGCAGTCGCCGCTCATCCCGAGCGATCCGCTGGTCTGGCGCAAGGACCTCGACACGGAGGTCAAGGACAAGCTCTACACCTTCATCATGACCTATGGCCGCCTCGGCACGCCTGAGGAGGTGAAGAAGGAGCGCGAGGTGCTGTCGGCCCTCGGCTGGGCACCGTTCCGCCCGTCCTCCGACGCCCAGCTCTACCCGATCCGCATCCTCGCCCTGAACAAGGATGCGATGAAGATCGAGGCCAACGAGTCCCTCTCCGCCGACGAGAAGAAGCAGGAGATCGCGAAGCTCAAGGCCCGCATGAAAGAGATCTCCGCGCTGGCCGACACCGTGCCGAGCATGTGA
- the phnE gene encoding phosphonate ABC transporter, permease protein PhnE, whose protein sequence is MAAVPRVPLAQRARRWAVWAVIAAVLVWSWGPAEMGRWTYLFTDAANMAAFAGGFLDPDFGQWRLYLSEMAVTVQIAVWGTVLAVLLGIPCALLSSSNLAPVWVVQPVRRLMDACRAINEIVFALLFVVAVGLGPFAGVMALFVHNTGVVAKLFSEAVEAIDPRPVEGIRATGASKLQEIIFGVVPQVVPLWISYSLYRFETNVRSATVLGIVGAGGIGQILWENIRGFYYSETAAAMIIIVVSISLIDILSQQLRRWTV, encoded by the coding sequence ATGGCCGCTGTTCCCCGCGTGCCGCTCGCGCAGCGTGCGAGGCGATGGGCCGTGTGGGCCGTGATCGCCGCCGTTCTGGTTTGGAGCTGGGGCCCGGCGGAAATGGGCCGCTGGACCTATCTGTTCACCGATGCGGCCAATATGGCGGCCTTTGCGGGCGGCTTCCTCGATCCCGATTTCGGCCAGTGGCGGCTCTATCTCTCCGAGATGGCGGTGACCGTCCAGATCGCGGTGTGGGGCACCGTCCTTGCCGTCCTGCTCGGCATCCCCTGCGCCCTGCTGAGCTCGTCGAACCTCGCGCCCGTCTGGGTCGTGCAGCCGGTGCGCCGGCTCATGGACGCCTGCCGTGCGATCAACGAGATCGTCTTCGCGCTGCTCTTCGTGGTCGCCGTCGGCCTCGGCCCCTTCGCCGGCGTCATGGCGCTCTTCGTGCACAATACCGGCGTGGTCGCCAAGCTGTTCTCCGAGGCCGTCGAGGCCATCGACCCGCGCCCGGTGGAAGGCATCCGCGCGACCGGGGCGAGCAAGCTGCAGGAGATCATCTTCGGCGTCGTGCCGCAGGTCGTGCCCCTGTGGATCTCCTATTCGCTCTACCGCTTCGAGACCAATGTGCGCTCCGCGACCGTGCTCGGCATCGTGGGCGCGGGCGGCATCGGCCAGATCCTCTGGGAGAATATCCGCGGTTTCTACTATTCGGAGACCGCCGCGGCGATGATCATCATCGTGGTCAGCATCTCGCTCATCGACATCCTGTCCCAGCAGCTTCGCCGCTGGACCGTATAG
- a CDS encoding DUF1045 domain-containing protein, with protein sequence MTVDYRRYALYMLPPSGSALARFGAEWLGHDPETGDAVEPSQAIAAAIDGDVRCEATAAPARYGFHATLKAPFRLHAAADAAELFAEVERMVAGWRAFALPPLAARRIGRFRALVPESDCQPLASLANACVIGLDRFRAPLDDAEIARRREASLTSRQDAYLLSLGYPYVLDEFRLHMTLTGPLDDVSDAAVSPVLDRLLAPLLAEPVEVRDVAIMGEPADGGPFRIVRRCPLLPTSA encoded by the coding sequence ATGACAGTCGATTATCGCCGATACGCACTCTACATGCTGCCGCCCTCGGGCAGCGCGCTCGCCCGCTTCGGCGCGGAATGGCTGGGCCATGACCCGGAAACCGGCGATGCTGTCGAGCCGTCGCAGGCCATAGCCGCAGCCATCGACGGGGACGTTCGCTGCGAGGCCACGGCCGCGCCGGCGCGCTACGGCTTCCACGCCACACTCAAGGCGCCCTTCCGCCTGCACGCGGCGGCGGACGCGGCGGAGCTCTTCGCCGAGGTCGAGCGGATGGTGGCCGGCTGGCGTGCCTTCGCCCTGCCGCCGCTCGCAGCGAGGAGGATCGGCCGGTTCCGGGCCCTGGTGCCGGAGAGCGATTGCCAGCCGCTCGCTTCGCTCGCCAATGCCTGCGTCATCGGCCTCGACCGGTTCCGCGCCCCGCTCGACGACGCCGAGATCGCACGGCGGCGCGAGGCCAGCCTCACAAGCCGGCAGGACGCCTATCTGCTGAGCCTCGGCTATCCTTACGTGCTGGACGAGTTCCGCCTCCACATGACGCTGACGGGCCCGCTGGACGACGTGTCCGACGCCGCGGTCTCTCCCGTGCTCGACCGGCTCCTCGCGCCGCTCCTGGCGGAGCCGGTGGAGGTCCGCGACGTCGCGATCATGGGAGAGCCCGCCGATGGCGGTCCGTTCCGGATTGTCAGGCGCTGCCCGCTTCTGCCGACATCTGCCTGA
- the phnN gene encoding phosphonate metabolism protein/1,5-bisphosphokinase (PRPP-forming) PhnN, producing the protein MSGLFCAVVGPSGAGKDTLIDFARAALKDDGRYVFARRVITRPADAGGEDHIAASETDFARMKAAGAFALSWHANGLDYGLPASLADDIADGRTVVANISRAALEEACAGFAEVRAIHVTASPAILAERLAARHRETADEIAARLKRYGEEITGACPVVTIVNDGTVEEAGEAFVAALRQMSAEAGSA; encoded by the coding sequence GTGAGCGGACTGTTCTGCGCGGTGGTCGGCCCGAGCGGGGCCGGCAAGGACACCCTGATCGACTTCGCGCGCGCGGCGCTGAAGGATGACGGGCGCTATGTCTTCGCGCGCCGGGTGATCACGCGCCCGGCCGATGCCGGCGGCGAGGACCATATCGCGGCGAGCGAGACGGACTTCGCCCGGATGAAAGCGGCCGGCGCCTTCGCCCTGTCCTGGCACGCCAACGGCCTCGACTACGGCCTCCCGGCCTCTCTCGCCGACGATATCGCCGACGGCCGCACGGTCGTCGCCAATATCTCGCGGGCCGCCCTCGAGGAGGCCTGCGCAGGCTTTGCCGAGGTGCGGGCCATCCACGTGACCGCCTCGCCCGCGATCCTTGCTGAGCGACTCGCCGCGCGCCACCGCGAAACAGCGGATGAGATCGCCGCGCGGCTCAAGCGCTATGGCGAGGAGATCACCGGCGCCTGCCCGGTCGTCACCATCGTCAATGACGGCACGGTGGAGGAGGCCGGCGAAGCCTTCGTGGCCGCCCTCAGGCAGATGTCGGCAGAAGCGGGCAGCGCCTGA
- a CDS encoding phosphonate degradation HD-domain oxygenase — MTDVVAEIRTMVASRGAELYGGEAVTQEQHALQCAMLAEDEGATPALIAAALLHDIGHLLDPGFDDAPAETRDKLHEAVGGRFLTRWFGPEVTEPVRLHVDAKRYLCAIDPSYRATLSPASEHSLMLQGGPMGGSEAAAFIAQPHADAAVRLRGWDDRAKDPHGQTPPLDHFLGYVAHAVRAGRHPAGE, encoded by the coding sequence ATGACCGACGTGGTTGCCGAAATCCGGACCATGGTCGCCAGCCGCGGCGCCGAGCTTTATGGCGGCGAGGCCGTGACCCAGGAGCAGCACGCGCTGCAATGCGCCATGCTGGCGGAGGACGAGGGGGCGACGCCCGCACTGATCGCGGCCGCCCTTCTCCACGATATCGGCCACCTGCTCGATCCCGGCTTCGACGACGCTCCGGCGGAGACGCGCGACAAGCTGCACGAGGCGGTCGGCGGCCGGTTCCTGACGCGCTGGTTCGGGCCGGAGGTTACCGAGCCCGTGCGCCTGCATGTCGACGCCAAGCGCTATCTCTGCGCCATCGATCCGAGCTATCGCGCGACGCTCTCGCCGGCCTCCGAGCACAGCCTGATGCTCCAGGGCGGCCCGATGGGCGGCAGCGAGGCCGCAGCCTTCATCGCCCAGCCCCATGCCGATGCCGCGGTGCGGCTGCGCGGCTGGGACGACAGGGCGAAGGACCCCCACGGGCAGACGCCGCCGCTCGATCACTTCCTCGGCTATGTCGCCCACGCCGTCAGGGCGGGCAGGCACCCGGCGGGCGAATGA
- a CDS encoding alpha-D-ribose 1-methylphosphonate 5-triphosphate diphosphatase, with product MAETIYTNANIVLADEVVSGTLAFDETGISGISSGLSGLPGATDCGGDYVIPGLVELHTDNLERHMMPRPKAYWPPHAAIINHDREVSASGITTVFNALSVGHVHAGTRRLETLAPMLDAVESQSRAGSLKAEHRLHLRCEVSCGTLLELAEPLMGGPLVGLVSVMDHTPGQRQFASLEQYAVYYQGKYGMSDEELQRFITERMEDHRLHAGTNRRTIVAMARERGIPLASHDDATPDHVAEAMEDGVAIAEFPTTVEAAQASHDNGLAVLMGAPNVVRGGSHSGNVSAGTLAEAGHLDILSSDYVPASLLYGAMRLAETVDAISVPDAIATVTRTPARQIGLDDRGEIAQDRRADLVRFRQTDAGPVIRAVWREGERVA from the coding sequence ATGGCTGAGACGATCTACACCAATGCCAATATCGTGCTGGCCGACGAGGTCGTCTCCGGCACGCTCGCCTTCGACGAGACGGGGATTTCGGGGATATCCTCCGGCCTCTCCGGCCTGCCCGGCGCCACGGATTGCGGCGGCGACTATGTGATCCCCGGGCTGGTGGAGCTCCATACCGACAATCTGGAACGCCACATGATGCCGCGGCCCAAGGCCTACTGGCCACCGCACGCCGCGATCATCAACCATGACCGCGAGGTCTCCGCCTCCGGTATCACCACCGTCTTCAACGCGCTCTCCGTCGGCCATGTCCATGCCGGCACGCGGCGGCTGGAGACGCTCGCGCCCATGCTCGACGCGGTCGAGAGCCAGTCTCGCGCCGGATCGCTCAAGGCCGAGCACCGCCTGCATCTGCGCTGCGAGGTGAGCTGCGGCACGCTCCTGGAGCTTGCCGAACCCCTGATGGGCGGCCCGCTGGTCGGCCTGGTCTCGGTCATGGACCACACGCCGGGCCAGCGCCAGTTCGCGAGCCTGGAGCAGTATGCCGTCTACTATCAGGGCAAATACGGCATGTCGGACGAGGAGCTCCAGCGCTTCATCACCGAGCGCATGGAGGACCATCGCCTCCATGCCGGCACCAATCGCCGGACGATCGTCGCCATGGCGCGCGAGCGCGGCATTCCCCTCGCGAGCCACGACGACGCGACGCCGGATCATGTGGCCGAGGCCATGGAGGACGGCGTGGCGATCGCGGAGTTCCCGACCACGGTCGAGGCGGCGCAGGCGAGCCACGATAACGGCCTCGCCGTGCTCATGGGCGCCCCGAACGTGGTGCGCGGCGGCTCGCATTCCGGCAATGTCTCCGCCGGCACGCTCGCGGAGGCCGGCCATCTCGACATCCTGTCGAGCGACTATGTCCCCGCCTCCCTGCTCTATGGCGCGATGCGGCTCGCCGAGACCGTCGACGCGATCTCGGTGCCGGACGCCATCGCCACGGTCACCCGCACACCCGCCCGCCAGATCGGGCTCGACGACCGCGGCGAGATCGCTCAAGACCGACGTGCCGACCTCGTGCGCTTCCGCCAGACGGATGCCGGACCGGTGATCCGCGCCGTCTGGCGCGAGGGCGAGCGCGTGGCCTGA